A region from the Salidesulfovibrio onnuriiensis genome encodes:
- a CDS encoding ABC transporter permease, translating to MEILMAWRNVWRNPRRSILTILAIAFACLLLVFMLSFQFGMYEVMINAAVKMQTGHLQVVAEGYDKDMKMRWVVQDPQAVAEVLQDAPHVTGHTFRANGFALLSSEDRTYGGMVTGVDPARETAISTTHETIREGSYLAPGDTNQAIVGSLLAKNLHVAVGDELVLLGNARDGSIAATVLTVKGIFSSGMDEYDRSAIQIPLGYFQEVFAMRGAVHQVVAACDSLPGVYAAQKTIIGKLSNMQNSRKLECKRWDQLMPGLIQSIQMDLGGGVIFYLILIVVVAFSIMNTFLMAVFERTHEFGTLMAIGAQPGRLTRMLLYESAFLTFCGIALGIAAGCALTLYLEHTGMTMGQAEGMLRQYGIPNVLRPKLSWITAVAGPFVVFCITMLTALYPAFKVRRLKPVEAMHAV from the coding sequence ATGGAAATCCTGATGGCCTGGCGCAATGTCTGGCGGAACCCCAGGAGGTCCATCCTGACCATCCTGGCCATCGCCTTTGCCTGCCTGCTGCTGGTCTTCATGCTTTCGTTCCAGTTCGGCATGTACGAGGTCATGATCAACGCGGCCGTGAAGATGCAGACCGGCCACCTCCAGGTGGTTGCCGAGGGCTACGACAAGGACATGAAAATGCGCTGGGTGGTGCAGGACCCGCAGGCCGTGGCCGAGGTCCTGCAAGACGCGCCGCACGTCACCGGCCACACCTTCCGGGCCAACGGATTCGCCCTGCTCTCCTCCGAGGACCGCACCTACGGCGGCATGGTCACGGGCGTGGACCCGGCCCGGGAAACCGCCATCTCCACCACCCACGAAACCATCCGCGAGGGCTCCTACCTCGCCCCCGGCGACACCAATCAGGCCATTGTCGGCTCGCTGCTGGCCAAAAACCTGCACGTCGCCGTGGGCGACGAACTGGTGCTTCTGGGCAATGCCCGGGACGGCTCCATCGCGGCCACGGTGCTGACGGTCAAGGGCATTTTCTCCTCGGGCATGGACGAATACGACCGCTCGGCCATCCAGATACCCCTCGGCTATTTCCAGGAGGTCTTCGCCATGCGCGGTGCCGTGCACCAGGTGGTGGCCGCCTGCGACTCCCTGCCCGGCGTCTATGCGGCGCAAAAGACGATTATCGGAAAGCTATCGAATATGCAAAACTCCAGAAAACTGGAGTGCAAACGATGGGACCAACTCATGCCCGGCCTGATCCAGTCCATCCAGATGGACCTGGGCGGGGGCGTCATCTTCTACCTGATCCTCATCGTGGTGGTGGCCTTCAGCATCATGAACACCTTTCTCATGGCCGTGTTCGAGCGCACCCACGAGTTCGGCACGCTCATGGCCATCGGCGCGCAGCCGGGCAGGCTGACCAGGATGCTGCTCTACGAGTCCGCATTCCTGACCTTCTGCGGCATTGCCCTGGGCATTGCGGCCGGGTGCGCCCTGACCCTGTACCTGGAGCACACGGGCATGACCATGGGCCAGGCAGAGGGCATGCTGCGGCAATACGGCATTCCCAACGTCCTGCGGCCCAAGCTTTCCTGGATAACGGCCGTGGCCGGACCCTTCGTGGTCTTCTGCATCACCATGCTCACCGCGCTCTACCCGGCCTTCAAGGTGCGCAGGCTCAAGCCGGTGGAAGCCATGCACGCCGTATAG
- a CDS encoding outer membrane lipoprotein-sorting protein — MKYLHTLLCLLLLLPGPALAQEPTARDVVARAWDYMRGRTSVSVVHMTVHRPDWERKSTIKAWTKGREDSIFQIVAPAKDKGNGTLKKGREMWTYNPKINRVVKIPPSMMSQSWMGSDFSNNDLSKADSILLDYDHSIEKTGENDGLKVYTIRAMPKPDAPVVWGMQRITIREDGVLMEQSFHDEDLEPVKVMTTGDIREMGGRPFPRVWKMRSLDAETDDEYTLLEYESLEFDVKLRDSLFTLNALKKPVR; from the coding sequence ATGAAATATCTCCACACCCTGCTCTGCCTGCTTCTGCTCCTGCCGGGCCCGGCCCTGGCGCAGGAGCCCACGGCCCGGGACGTCGTTGCCAGGGCCTGGGACTACATGCGCGGCCGCACCTCGGTCTCCGTGGTGCACATGACCGTGCACCGGCCCGACTGGGAGCGCAAGTCCACCATCAAGGCCTGGACCAAGGGACGCGAGGATTCCATCTTCCAGATTGTGGCCCCGGCCAAGGACAAGGGCAACGGCACCCTCAAGAAGGGACGCGAAATGTGGACCTACAACCCCAAGATCAACCGGGTGGTCAAGATCCCGCCCTCCATGATGTCCCAGTCCTGGATGGGCTCCGACTTCTCCAACAACGACCTGTCCAAGGCCGACTCCATCCTCCTGGACTACGACCACAGCATCGAGAAGACGGGCGAGAACGACGGGCTCAAGGTCTACACCATCAGGGCTATGCCCAAGCCGGACGCCCCCGTGGTCTGGGGCATGCAGAGGATCACTATCCGCGAGGACGGCGTGCTCATGGAGCAGTCGTTCCACGACGAGGACCTGGAGCCGGTCAAGGTGATGACCACCGGGGACATCCGGGAAATGGGCGGCAGGCCGTTCCCGCGCGTCTGGAAGATGCGCTCCCTCGATGCCGAGACAGACGACGAATACACCCTGCTGGAGTACGAAAGCCTGGAATTCGACGTAAAGCTGCGCGACTCCCTGTTCACCCTGAACGCGCTCAAGAAGCCCGTGAGGTAG
- a CDS encoding TetR/AcrR family transcriptional regulator, whose protein sequence is MGKREENKQKKQRAILRAALEVFSGKGFAASRMSEVAQTAGVGKGTIYEYYRSKEDLFFGVFQWYVDEIVSAGMMDADKLGGTEADRLKAFLDTAIRSAEETRDYFSISLEFWAAAKTPALRGQFQGALQRLYNAFREVVAALIRDGKRSGVFHGDVDAEAVAAGLVGALDGIMLQAWMDESFDLRNNARLFADTVLRGIRNQGEPS, encoded by the coding sequence ATGGGAAAACGGGAAGAGAACAAACAGAAAAAACAGCGGGCCATCCTGCGGGCGGCCCTGGAAGTCTTTTCCGGCAAGGGGTTCGCCGCGTCCAGGATGTCCGAGGTGGCCCAGACCGCCGGTGTGGGCAAGGGCACCATCTACGAATATTACCGCAGCAAGGAGGACCTGTTTTTCGGGGTCTTTCAGTGGTATGTGGACGAGATCGTGTCCGCGGGCATGATGGATGCGGACAAGCTGGGCGGCACCGAGGCCGACCGGCTGAAGGCCTTCCTGGACACGGCCATCCGTTCCGCCGAGGAGACCCGGGACTACTTCTCCATCTCGCTGGAGTTCTGGGCCGCCGCCAAGACCCCGGCCCTGCGCGGCCAGTTCCAGGGGGCGCTCCAGAGGCTGTACAACGCCTTCCGGGAGGTGGTGGCCGCGCTCATCCGCGACGGCAAGCGGTCCGGCGTGTTCCACGGCGATGTGGACGCGGAAGCCGTGGCCGCGGGACTCGTCGGGGCCCTGGACGGCATCATGCTCCAGGCCTGGATGGACGAATCCTTTGACCTGAGAAACAATGCCCGCCTCTTTGCGGACACGGTGCTCAGGGGAATACGCAACCAGGGAGAACCCTCATGA
- a CDS encoding APC family permease — translation MNKSIKRDHGEQIGLLSAVSIGIGGMVGGAIFAVLGISAALAGGAMPIAFCAGGLVALSTSYSYAKLSVAFPDRGGTVSFINRAFGHGLFSGGMNNMLLLSYAVVLALYAAAFGGYGATFFASAQQLVAKHVLLSGAVVVLTLLNIKGAEAVLRTENSINAAKLGILLLFVAAAFAGGLDYANMADSTWVGPVQIVAGAMIIFVNYEGFELISNAAPDIRDPHKTIPAAHYISVGIVILLYILIAMAGLGVLGAGGLAGASEYALAAAARKVLGSPGFTLMAVAALLATASAINATFYSSSRITYTMAEADEAPHFLETLFLGQPVVGLLLLSLSTLLVANLVNLNAISTMASSGFLLIFAAVNAANFRLARETGSSRLISGLALFLCLGALAAICMQVWSSPETRSHLWILAAMVALSFGLELGYKAIARPKEKAPAMSGR, via the coding sequence GTGAACAAAAGCATCAAGCGGGACCACGGCGAGCAGATAGGCCTTTTATCGGCCGTTTCCATAGGCATCGGGGGGATGGTCGGCGGGGCCATCTTCGCGGTTCTGGGCATTTCCGCGGCCCTGGCGGGCGGGGCCATGCCCATAGCCTTTTGCGCGGGCGGGCTGGTGGCGCTTTCCACCTCCTACTCGTACGCCAAGCTTTCCGTGGCCTTTCCAGACCGGGGCGGCACGGTCTCGTTCATCAACCGGGCCTTCGGGCACGGCCTGTTCTCGGGGGGCATGAACAACATGCTGCTGCTCAGCTACGCGGTGGTGCTCGCCCTGTACGCGGCGGCGTTCGGCGGATACGGGGCAACGTTTTTTGCGTCCGCCCAGCAGCTTGTTGCCAAGCACGTCCTGCTTTCCGGGGCCGTGGTCGTGCTGACCCTGCTGAACATCAAGGGCGCGGAGGCGGTCCTCAGGACCGAGAATTCCATCAACGCCGCCAAGCTCGGCATTCTGCTGCTCTTCGTGGCGGCCGCCTTTGCCGGGGGCCTGGATTACGCCAACATGGCCGACTCCACCTGGGTCGGGCCGGTGCAGATCGTTGCCGGGGCCATGATCATCTTCGTGAATTACGAGGGCTTCGAACTGATCTCCAATGCCGCCCCCGACATCCGCGACCCGCACAAGACCATACCGGCGGCCCACTACATCAGCGTGGGCATCGTCATCCTGCTCTATATCCTGATCGCCATGGCCGGGCTCGGCGTGCTGGGCGCCGGAGGGCTTGCCGGGGCCTCGGAATACGCCCTGGCCGCCGCGGCCAGGAAAGTGCTCGGTTCCCCGGGGTTCACGCTCATGGCCGTGGCCGCACTGCTGGCCACCGCTTCGGCCATCAACGCCACGTTCTACAGTTCGTCCCGCATCACCTACACCATGGCCGAGGCCGATGAAGCGCCCCATTTCCTGGAAACGCTCTTTCTGGGGCAGCCGGTTGTCGGGTTGCTCCTGCTTTCCCTGTCCACCCTGCTGGTGGCCAATCTCGTCAATCTCAACGCCATATCCACCATGGCCAGTTCCGGCTTTCTGCTCATCTTTGCGGCGGTGAACGCGGCGAACTTCCGGCTGGCAAGGGAAACCGGCAGCAGCCGTTTGATTTCCGGTCTGGCCCTGTTTCTTTGCCTCGGTGCGCTGGCGGCCATCTGCATGCAGGTCTGGTCGTCGCCCGAGACCCGTTCCCACCTCTGGATTCTCGCGGCCATGGTCGCGCTCTCCTTCGGGCTGGAGCTCGGGTACAAGGCCATTGCGAGGCCCAAGGAAAAAGCCCCGGCTATGTCAGGGCGTTGA
- a CDS encoding LysE/ArgO family amino acid transporter, which yields MLIPAIEGFATGGGLIVAIGAQNAFVLTQSVRRNHHLMVAALCILFDVIFISLGVSGVGAAVASNPVLGQIAAFGGAAFLLWYGYGSLRSALRGGSLNADAETAHTLKKTLLLTMAVTLLNPHFYLDTVVLMGSLSGQYPAMDRYLFGAGAIGASTVWFLCLSLGGRHSPRCSASNSPGGCWTPSSA from the coding sequence ATGCTCATACCCGCCATAGAGGGATTCGCCACCGGCGGCGGCCTGATCGTCGCCATAGGCGCGCAGAATGCGTTTGTCTTGACCCAGAGCGTGCGCCGCAATCACCATCTCATGGTGGCGGCGCTGTGCATCCTCTTTGATGTCATCTTCATCAGCCTGGGGGTTTCGGGCGTTGGCGCGGCCGTGGCCTCCAACCCGGTGCTGGGCCAAATCGCGGCCTTCGGGGGCGCGGCCTTCCTGCTCTGGTACGGGTACGGCTCCCTGCGCTCGGCCCTGCGCGGGGGCTCCCTGAACGCGGATGCGGAAACCGCGCACACTCTGAAAAAGACCCTGCTGCTGACCATGGCCGTGACCCTGCTCAACCCCCACTTCTACCTGGACACCGTGGTGCTCATGGGCAGCCTCAGCGGCCAGTATCCGGCCATGGACCGCTACCTGTTCGGGGCCGGGGCCATCGGGGCCTCCACGGTCTGGTTTTTGTGCCTGAGTCTGGGGGGCAGACATTCGCCCCGCTGTTCCGCAAGCAACTCACCTGGCGGCTGCTGGACTCCATCATCTGCCTGA
- a CDS encoding LysR family transcriptional regulator ArgP — MLDYKLLQALAAVVDEGGFERAARVLHVTQSAVSQRIKLLEEQAGQVLLVRSAPPRPTEAGIRLLKHFRQVRRLEDDLGLEMNLDAGAGDESARKTTISMGINADSLATWFLESVRGYLQAEPVLLDLRADDQEETHKLLRDGEVLGCITSRSEPFQGCRSEYLGSMTYRLMGSSGFRDRWFPDGFTEEAVRRAPMLIFNRKDHMHDRLLEKAFGHVPPLNPFYAPSSGRFADFAEAGLAAAMLPGEQYGEYLAEGRLVDVAPGFDHTVRLHWHCWNIDSPVLAGFTRALARGARRLLQQEP; from the coding sequence ATGCTGGATTACAAACTTTTGCAGGCCCTGGCCGCAGTGGTGGACGAGGGCGGGTTCGAGCGCGCCGCGCGCGTGCTGCACGTGACCCAGTCCGCCGTTTCCCAGCGCATCAAGCTGCTGGAGGAACAGGCCGGTCAGGTGCTTTTGGTGCGGTCCGCGCCGCCGCGTCCCACCGAGGCGGGCATACGGCTGCTCAAGCATTTTCGGCAGGTTCGCAGGCTGGAGGATGACTTGGGCCTGGAAATGAATTTGGACGCGGGGGCCGGGGACGAAAGCGCAAGGAAGACCACCATCTCCATGGGCATCAACGCGGACAGTCTGGCCACCTGGTTCCTGGAGTCCGTGCGCGGGTATCTCCAGGCCGAGCCGGTGCTGCTGGATCTGCGGGCCGACGACCAGGAAGAGACCCACAAGCTCCTGCGCGACGGCGAGGTGCTGGGCTGCATCACCTCGCGTTCTGAACCGTTCCAGGGGTGCCGGTCCGAATACCTGGGCAGCATGACCTACCGGCTCATGGGTTCATCCGGATTCAGGGACCGTTGGTTTCCGGACGGGTTCACCGAGGAGGCCGTGCGGCGCGCCCCCATGCTCATCTTCAACCGCAAGGATCACATGCATGACCGGCTCCTTGAAAAGGCCTTCGGCCATGTTCCGCCCCTGAATCCCTTTTATGCGCCCAGTTCCGGGCGGTTCGCGGACTTTGCCGAGGCCGGGCTGGCCGCGGCCATGCTGCCCGGGGAGCAGTACGGCGAGTACCTGGCCGAAGGGCGGCTGGTGGATGTGGCCCCCGGGTTCGACCACACCGTGCGGTTGCACTGGCATTGCTGGAACATCGATTCCCCGGTGCTGGCCGGATTCACCCGCGCCCTTGCGCGGGGGGCGCGTCGTCTGCTTCAACAGGAGCCTTGA
- a CDS encoding methylated-DNA--[protein]-cysteine S-methyltransferase, with product MKEVQDRIIKVCRIIETSQEEPALEKLAEAAHLSPYHFLRVFREAVGVTPKQYAVAVRDERMRELLARGMAVTEALYEAGFGSGSSFYSSVHGILGMTPASFRSGGKGAVIQYAFGTSFLGDTLVAATDRGICAIEFGERRELLEGLQHRFPKAELREAEPAFRGWVAAVTSFIDSPDKGEDLPLDIQGTAFQKRVWQTLRQVPPGETMTYGELAERMGIPKAVRAVAGACGANRLGVVVPCHRIMGRDGKLRGYRWGVERKMALIERERLEIY from the coding sequence ATGAAAGAAGTTCAGGACCGTATCATCAAGGTCTGCAGAATCATCGAGACCAGCCAGGAAGAGCCCGCGCTCGAGAAACTGGCCGAGGCCGCGCACCTGAGCCCCTACCATTTCCTGCGCGTGTTCCGCGAGGCCGTGGGCGTCACGCCCAAGCAGTACGCCGTGGCCGTGCGCGACGAGCGAATGCGCGAACTCCTGGCCCGGGGCATGGCAGTGACCGAGGCGCTTTACGAGGCCGGATTCGGTTCGGGCAGCAGTTTCTATTCCTCGGTCCACGGCATCCTGGGCATGACTCCGGCCTCGTTCCGGTCCGGGGGCAAAGGCGCGGTCATCCAGTACGCCTTCGGGACGAGCTTCCTGGGCGACACCTTGGTCGCGGCCACGGACAGGGGCATCTGCGCCATTGAATTCGGGGAACGGCGGGAACTGCTGGAGGGCCTTCAGCACAGATTCCCCAAGGCGGAACTGCGCGAGGCCGAGCCAGCGTTCCGGGGCTGGGTGGCAGCCGTGACCTCGTTCATCGACTCCCCGGACAAGGGCGAGGACCTGCCCCTGGACATCCAGGGCACGGCCTTCCAGAAACGGGTCTGGCAGACCCTGCGCCAGGTGCCGCCGGGCGAGACCATGACCTACGGAGAGCTGGCCGAACGCATGGGCATTCCCAAGGCCGTGCGCGCCGTGGCCGGCGCCTGCGGGGCCAACCGGCTGGGCGTTGTCGTCCCCTGCCACCGCATCATGGGCCGGGACGGAAAGCTGCGCGGCTACCGCTGGGGCGTGGAAAGGAAAATGGCGCTCATCGAACGCGAGCGCCTTGAAATTTACTAG
- the ribB gene encoding 3,4-dihydroxy-2-butanone-4-phosphate synthase, with translation MDQNLLAKWGAPTERVERALEALSSGRGVLVTDDENRENEADLIFCAKTITEPQMAMLIRECSGIVCLCMPEEKIEELGLPMMVEQNTSRYGTAFTVSIEAAEGVTTGVSAADRVKTVKAASAKGASPVDLHRPGHIFPLRARPGGVLERDGHTEATVDLMRLAGLGDCGVLCELTNPDGTMARLPEAAAFGEKHDIPVITIEDLKAYRTAREN, from the coding sequence ATGGATCAGAACCTGCTTGCCAAGTGGGGCGCACCGACCGAACGCGTTGAACGGGCTCTGGAAGCCCTCAGCAGCGGACGGGGAGTGCTTGTCACCGACGACGAGAACCGCGAAAACGAGGCCGACCTCATCTTCTGCGCGAAAACCATCACCGAACCTCAGATGGCCATGCTCATCCGGGAATGCAGCGGCATTGTCTGCCTGTGCATGCCCGAGGAGAAAATCGAGGAACTGGGCCTGCCCATGATGGTGGAGCAAAACACCAGCCGGTACGGCACGGCCTTCACCGTGTCCATCGAGGCGGCCGAGGGCGTGACCACCGGCGTTTCCGCTGCGGACCGGGTGAAAACGGTCAAGGCGGCTTCTGCCAAGGGGGCCAGCCCGGTGGACCTGCACCGCCCCGGCCACATCTTCCCGCTGCGCGCCCGCCCGGGCGGCGTACTGGAGCGCGACGGCCACACCGAGGCCACCGTGGACCTCATGCGCCTGGCCGGACTGGGCGACTGCGGCGTGCTCTGCGAGCTGACCAACCCGGACGGCACCATGGCCCGGCTGCCCGAGGCGGCCGCCTTCGGCGAAAAGCACGACATCCCGGTCATCACCATCGAAGACCTCAAGGCCTACCGCACGGCGCGGGAGAACTAA
- a CDS encoding DEAD/DEAH box helicase → MSEFKKLGLSDKAVEALEKKGFSEPTPIQKLAIPLILGGEKDVVAQASTGTGKTAAFGLPVLEHAREGAGHVQTLILTPTRELAIQVSDELASLKGTRKLRVLPVYGGQAIHLQFKNLKHGVDIVVGTPGRILDHMNRGSLDLSNITHFVLDEADEMCNMGFIDDIREILEGAGENRRTLLFSATMQPDVLRIATEFMGDYEKISVKPKKDESSLNRQIFHEMSDSDRFEGLCRVVDAEPDFYGLVFCRTKLDTAELAGRLSDRGYPAEAIHGDLSQGQREEILRRFRDRKVTILVATDVAARGIDVPDLTHVVNFALPQSPETYVHRVGRTGRAGKKGVAVSLIAPREFRRLMYISKHIGVRIEKQPLPRIEDVIYSKKKQLTDELEEILANGDHDAYRSMARNLMEDHEPEEVLAALLKRSYGDDLDRESYREIRDDFRPGKGESITLRVNVGRSDGLYPKKLVELLSKNADIPAFKIQNVRVQGRYTTFSVPQNLKKEIYAAFKRLSKGGPAIRVDLWKK, encoded by the coding sequence ATGAGCGAATTCAAGAAACTCGGCCTTTCCGACAAGGCCGTCGAGGCACTGGAAAAGAAAGGGTTCAGCGAACCCACCCCCATCCAGAAATTGGCCATTCCCCTGATCCTGGGCGGCGAAAAGGACGTGGTGGCCCAGGCCTCCACCGGTACCGGCAAGACCGCCGCTTTCGGCCTGCCCGTGCTGGAGCATGCCCGGGAGGGCGCTGGCCATGTGCAGACCCTGATCCTGACCCCCACCCGGGAACTTGCCATCCAGGTCTCGGACGAGCTGGCGTCCCTCAAGGGCACCCGCAAGCTGCGCGTGCTGCCCGTCTACGGCGGCCAGGCCATCCATCTGCAGTTCAAGAACCTCAAGCACGGCGTGGACATCGTGGTCGGCACCCCCGGCCGTATCCTGGACCACATGAACCGTGGCAGCCTGGACCTGAGCAACATCACCCACTTCGTGCTCGATGAAGCGGACGAGATGTGCAACATGGGCTTCATCGACGATATCCGCGAGATCCTGGAAGGGGCGGGCGAAAACCGCCGCACCCTGCTGTTCTCGGCCACCATGCAGCCGGACGTGCTGCGCATCGCCACCGAGTTCATGGGCGATTACGAGAAGATATCGGTCAAGCCCAAGAAGGATGAGAGCTCTCTCAACCGCCAGATTTTTCACGAGATGTCCGACTCGGACCGTTTCGAGGGCCTGTGCCGCGTCGTTGACGCGGAGCCGGACTTCTACGGTCTGGTCTTTTGCCGGACCAAGCTGGACACCGCCGAACTGGCCGGGCGTCTGTCCGACCGGGGCTACCCGGCCGAAGCCATCCATGGCGATCTTTCCCAGGGCCAGCGCGAGGAGATCCTGCGCCGCTTCCGCGATCGCAAGGTGACCATCCTGGTGGCCACGGACGTGGCCGCGCGCGGCATCGACGTGCCCGACCTGACCCACGTGGTCAACTTCGCGCTGCCCCAGTCTCCGGAAACCTACGTGCACCGCGTGGGCCGCACCGGCCGGGCCGGCAAGAAGGGCGTGGCCGTGAGCCTCATCGCCCCGCGCGAGTTCCGCCGTCTCATGTACATTTCCAAGCACATCGGCGTGCGCATCGAAAAGCAGCCCCTGCCGCGCATCGAGGACGTCATCTACTCCAAGAAGAAGCAACTCACGGACGAGTTGGAGGAGATCCTGGCCAACGGCGATCACGACGCCTACCGTTCCATGGCCCGAAATCTCATGGAGGATCACGAGCCCGAGGAAGTGCTGGCCGCGCTGCTCAAGCGCTCCTATGGCGACGACCTGGACCGCGAAAGCTACCGCGAGATCCGCGACGACTTCCGGCCGGGCAAGGGCGAATCCATTACCCTGCGCGTCAACGTGGGCCGTTCCGACGGGCTCTATCCCAAGAAGCTGGTGGAACTCTTGAGCAAGAACGCCGACATTCCTGCGTTCAAGATCCAGAACGTGCGTGTTCAGGGCCGTTACACCACTTTTTCGGTGCCTCAGAACCTGAAAAAGGAAATCTATGCCGCATTCAAGCGGCTTTCCAAGGGCGGCCCCGCCATCCGCGTGGATCTCTGGAAAAAATAA
- the satP gene encoding acetate uptake transporter, whose protein sequence is MESKLANPAPLGLMGFGMTTILLNIHNAGFFPISSMVLAMGIFYGGIAQVIAGIMEFKKGNTFGTTAFTSYGLFWLTLVALIVMPGLGWAEATPHAYMGCYLVMWGVFTLFMFLGTLKGNKALQFVFFSLTVLFFLLAARDFTGNAVIGAVAGWEGIVCGASAVYLAMAEVLNEQYGRTILPIG, encoded by the coding sequence ATGGAATCGAAACTTGCCAACCCCGCCCCGCTCGGACTGATGGGCTTCGGCATGACCACCATCCTGCTGAACATCCACAATGCGGGATTTTTCCCCATCAGCTCCATGGTCCTGGCCATGGGCATCTTCTACGGCGGCATCGCCCAGGTCATTGCCGGAATAATGGAATTTAAGAAGGGCAACACCTTCGGCACTACGGCCTTCACTTCCTACGGCCTGTTCTGGCTGACCCTGGTGGCCCTGATAGTTATGCCGGGGCTGGGTTGGGCCGAGGCCACTCCCCATGCCTACATGGGATGCTACCTGGTCATGTGGGGTGTGTTCACCCTGTTCATGTTCCTGGGAACCCTGAAAGGCAACAAGGCGCTGCAGTTCGTGTTCTTCTCCCTGACCGTGCTGTTTTTCCTGCTCGCTGCCCGCGACTTCACCGGCAACGCCGTCATTGGCGCAGTTGCCGGATGGGAAGGGATCGTCTGCGGGGCTTCCGCGGTGTATCTGGCCATGGCCGAGGTCCTGAACGAGCAGTATGGCCGCACCATCCTGCCCATCGGCTAA
- a CDS encoding type 1 glutamine amidotransferase domain-containing protein, protein MKMTGRRVLMFVDNVFEDMELLYPYYRLLEEGAEVVVAGPETNAVYTGKNGYPFKSTAAIKDQNATNFDLLVVAGGFAPDKLRRDPKVLELTREIHEAGKVVAHICHGGWIPISAGIMKGFTCTSTPGIKDDLVNAGATWVDKDVVVDRNQVSSRKPDDLPAFCRAIIELATR, encoded by the coding sequence ATGAAAATGACGGGACGCCGGGTCTTGATGTTCGTGGATAATGTTTTCGAAGATATGGAGCTTCTGTATCCCTATTACCGCCTGCTTGAGGAAGGCGCGGAAGTGGTTGTGGCCGGACCGGAAACAAACGCCGTTTATACGGGCAAGAACGGCTACCCGTTCAAATCCACGGCGGCCATCAAGGACCAGAACGCCACGAATTTCGACCTGCTGGTGGTGGCCGGGGGCTTTGCGCCGGATAAGCTCCGCCGCGACCCCAAGGTGCTGGAGCTGACCCGCGAAATACACGAGGCAGGAAAGGTCGTGGCCCACATATGCCACGGAGGCTGGATTCCCATCTCCGCAGGAATCATGAAGGGTTTCACCTGCACGTCCACGCCCGGAATCAAGGACGACCTCGTCAACGCCGGAGCCACCTGGGTCGACAAGGACGTGGTGGTGGACCGCAATCAGGTGTCCTCCCGCAAGCCGGACGACCTGCCCGCTTTCTGCCGGGCCATCATCGAACTGGCGACCAGGTAA